TGCTCCATGGAGTGCACCGCGTTCTCCGGTCTGACCGGTTCGGTGTAGATCCCGCAGTTCTGCCACGCCGGATCGTGGGGGCCGCCTGGAGGTGGAAACCGGTCGTAGGGCACGTCTTCGGAGACGTGGCCCGCACCGGCGACGGGGATCTCGATGGTCCCCTCGGGCACGCCGTCCGCAACGGCTGCCGTTGCGCCGCGCGCTCCCTCATCGGGCACGCGATCGCCACCGTCGTTGCCCGTTGTCACCAGGACGACCGCGACCACTGCCAACAGCGTGACGCCGCCGACCACCGCGCCCCTGCCGGTCCGACGTCGTTGCTGCTGCTCGATGTGGGGGTCGGGGTCAATCGCCATCGTTGTGTCCATCCATCTCGATCGTGTCCTCCGTCTGGTCCATGTGCTCGGCTGACGAGGCCTTCACGGCATCGTCCACCGCTCCTGTCCGCTGCTCGATGAGCGCCTGCAAGGTGTCGATCTCGTACTGCTGGGACGCGGCGATCACCTCGGCCAACTCGGTGACAACCCGTTCATCGGAACGTTCCAGGACCGCCTCGGCCATGGTGACGCCAGCCCGGTGGTGCTCGATCATGAGCCGCAAGAAGGTCAGCTCGGCGGTCTCGCCGTTCTGACCGGCCAGCGCGGCGATCTCTGCACGGCTGGCCATGCCCGGCATGTCAGCGGTGCTGTCCATGGCCATGCCCATCCACGCCATGGAGGCTTGACCGGAGTAGGCAGGCAGTCCCCACAGATCCAGCCAAGCGGTCATCTGACCGATCTGCGCTTGCTGGGTCAGCGCGATGTCCGACGCCAAGAGCTGCATTTCGGGGTCTTCGGTCTTGGGTCGCAGCAGCTCGGCCATCTCCACCGCCTGGCTGTGATGGGCGGTCATGTCACGGGCGAAGCCGGCTTCGGGTGAGCTGTCTCCAGGGACGTCCGTGCCCGCTCCGCCCAGGATGTAGGCGGTGCTGGCCACCACGGCCAGTAGTACCAAGCCGAGGAGCAGGGTGGTCGGTCGAGGGGCCGGACGGTCGAGTGGTGCGGCGTCAGCCGCTTGCGCTGCCGGGCTCGGGGCGTTCATGGGGTCTCCTGCAACAGTGCTGGGGCGGCAACCGGTGTCCGTTGAACAGGGCCGCGCGCGTAGAAGGTGATCGATCGTTGGCGACTGCAGCGGGACGCGGTTCGGTCAGGGGGAGAGGTTGGATTCCGCGGAAAGGCGTAGTCATGGAATCCGACGGCGGGATCGCCTGCCGAATCGCATGCTCGGGACCGTGCGTCGCGCATCTGTGCAGGTCGAACTGCGCACGAACCGACGGTAGCACGCGGTGTTCCGTTGGTCGGCGGTGCAGGGCGCGGCCACGACGGCCGCGATACCCTGCGCGCCGTGCGACCTCTGACCGCGGGCGGGTTCCGCTGCCTTCTCGGCGCCGTCGCGGCCCATGCCGCGACGGGTGTGCTGGTGCACGCGGGTTCCATGGGCGGCCCGGACTCCGTGCATGGGGTACATGCCCCGGCTGGGGTGTTGGCAGGGTTGGCCGTCCTCATCGTCACGATACGTCGACGCGCTCGGGGCCGGGATGCGGCCAGCGTGCGGGATCTTGTGGCGAGGGCCGCCCTGACGACGGGATACCTCACCGTGGAGGCGGTGGCTGCCGAGGGGTACGGCACCCACCTGCTGCACGATCCGTGGATCCTCCTTGCGCCTGCCGGTGTGCTGCTGGCGCACATGGTGACGACGG
The nucleotide sequence above comes from Euzebya pacifica. Encoded proteins:
- a CDS encoding DUF3105 domain-containing protein, translating into MAIDPDPHIEQQQRRRTGRGAVVGGVTLLAVVAVVLVTTGNDGGDRVPDEGARGATAAVADGVPEGTIEIPVAGAGHVSEDVPYDRFPPPGGPHDPAWQNCGIYTEPVRPENAVHSMEHGAVWVTYDPSAVDPAAIQDGLAGRPHVLVSPSGGMAVPVVATAWGRQIELDGAEDPRLEEFLRAFVQGPQTPEPGAPCTGGVGEPAV
- a CDS encoding DUF305 domain-containing protein; protein product: MASTAYILGGAGTDVPGDSSPEAGFARDMTAHHSQAVEMAELLRPKTEDPEMQLLASDIALTQQAQIGQMTAWLDLWGLPAYSGQASMAWMGMAMDSTADMPGMASRAEIAALAGQNGETAELTFLRLMIEHHRAGVTMAEAVLERSDERVVTELAEVIAASQQYEIDTLQALIEQRTGAVDDAVKASSAEHMDQTEDTIEMDGHNDGD